From one Chloroflexota bacterium genomic stretch:
- a CDS encoding response regulator, with translation MTGRDAQLRERLMATFKAEAEELSHVLMANLNSMAQGASGEAGRQLVESTFRSAHTLKGAARSVGMRQIESLCQSIETILRGLTRDEVQLSPSLISLLTEGVRGVSHLLAGDDAAFLEPLVARLDAVPRGGQPGPDGADASSAVPPMPEAQAEASAARPAITPDTLRVARSKLDALFFQSEEFLLHKLRAAERRRSAEVLAEVLTQCQRDGNAADIAAAVSLVQQLVSDLRADERDVVHAVDALHRETRQLRLAPASVILNVFPGMVVDLCAEQGKVVDLAIQGSEIEVDLQILEAVKDPLIHLVRNAVDHGIEAPPARQRAGKSDRGRIDLSVGIGSDGRVEFSVRDDGAGIDPAKVRAAAVRGGFLKAESAEALADDAAVDLLFLSGLSTSSVITQISGHGLGLAIVRERVEALGGSVRVESQVGVGTSIRLALPANVATLRGLLVRAGGSSFLIPLDAVQRIIRADEQTIQRAEGRDVMVLSNRDVVPVAALAQLLSLPGGTANGRSGRANGQATPSFRDEFETTAQLAVLLKVADQSAVVLVDAIEGDRDVLVKEMRPPMARVRHVQSAGLLGSGELVLNLRPGDLIRSVRSKPSMEPRRASEDESPPPLILAADDSITTRSLMRNILEAAGYRVRVAVDGMDAWTTLKSERCDLLVSDVDMPRMNGFELTARVRRDPALESLPVVLVTALDSREDKERGIEAGANAYVVKSDMEQSNLLEIIRRLVDSPSVGGSGGVARR, from the coding sequence ATGACGGGGAGAGATGCGCAGCTCCGAGAGCGCCTGATGGCCACGTTCAAGGCCGAAGCAGAGGAACTGAGCCACGTTCTGATGGCGAACCTCAATTCGATGGCGCAAGGAGCGTCGGGCGAGGCGGGGCGCCAGCTCGTCGAGTCGACTTTTCGGTCGGCGCACACCCTCAAGGGCGCGGCCCGCTCGGTGGGTATGCGCCAGATCGAGTCGCTCTGCCAGTCGATAGAGACGATCCTTCGGGGCCTCACCCGCGACGAGGTGCAGCTTTCACCCAGCCTTATCTCGCTTCTCACCGAAGGCGTGCGCGGCGTCAGCCACCTCCTCGCCGGAGACGACGCCGCCTTCCTGGAACCCCTCGTGGCCAGACTCGACGCTGTCCCGCGCGGAGGTCAGCCCGGCCCCGATGGCGCCGACGCCTCGTCGGCCGTCCCACCGATGCCGGAGGCGCAGGCTGAGGCATCGGCCGCGCGCCCGGCCATCACTCCGGACACGCTGCGCGTCGCCCGGTCCAAGCTCGACGCCCTCTTTTTCCAGAGCGAGGAATTTCTCCTCCACAAGCTGCGGGCCGCGGAGCGCCGGAGGAGCGCGGAGGTGTTGGCCGAGGTGCTCACCCAATGCCAGCGCGATGGCAACGCGGCGGATATCGCGGCGGCCGTCTCCCTCGTGCAGCAGCTCGTGAGCGACTTGCGCGCCGACGAACGGGACGTGGTGCACGCCGTCGATGCGCTGCATCGTGAAACGCGCCAGCTCCGTCTAGCGCCGGCATCGGTGATTCTGAACGTCTTTCCCGGGATGGTGGTCGACCTCTGCGCGGAGCAGGGCAAGGTCGTGGATCTTGCGATCCAGGGATCCGAGATCGAAGTTGACCTGCAGATCCTCGAGGCGGTGAAGGACCCCCTCATCCACCTCGTCCGAAATGCCGTCGACCACGGCATCGAAGCGCCACCGGCGCGTCAGCGCGCGGGGAAGAGCGATCGGGGCCGTATCGACTTGAGCGTGGGCATCGGATCCGATGGTCGCGTCGAGTTCTCTGTCCGCGACGATGGGGCGGGGATCGATCCGGCCAAAGTCCGCGCCGCGGCGGTTCGCGGAGGCTTCCTGAAGGCGGAGTCCGCGGAGGCGCTCGCCGACGACGCTGCGGTCGACCTCCTGTTCCTGTCGGGCCTCAGCACGAGCAGCGTCATCACCCAGATCTCCGGCCATGGGCTCGGACTGGCCATCGTCCGCGAGCGCGTCGAAGCCCTGGGCGGCTCCGTCCGCGTCGAGAGCCAGGTCGGCGTGGGGACCAGCATTCGGCTGGCGCTGCCGGCGAACGTGGCGACCTTACGCGGACTCCTCGTTCGGGCCGGCGGGTCCTCGTTCCTCATCCCCCTGGACGCCGTGCAGCGGATAATCCGTGCCGATGAGCAGACCATCCAGCGCGCCGAGGGCCGCGACGTGATGGTCTTGAGCAATCGGGACGTCGTTCCTGTGGCCGCGCTCGCGCAGCTCCTGAGCCTGCCGGGCGGCACGGCGAACGGCCGCTCGGGGCGCGCCAACGGCCAAGCCACCCCTTCGTTTCGCGACGAGTTTGAGACGACGGCCCAGCTCGCCGTTCTCTTGAAGGTCGCCGATCAATCGGCCGTCGTGCTCGTCGATGCGATCGAGGGCGACCGAGACGTTCTCGTCAAGGAGATGCGGCCGCCGATGGCGCGGGTGCGACACGTCCAAAGCGCGGGGCTGCTTGGAAGTGGCGAGCTGGTCTTGAACCTCCGACCAGGCGATCTGATTCGGTCCGTTCGCTCGAAGCCGTCGATGGAACCTCGGCGAGCATCGGAAGACGAATCGCCGCCGCCGTTGATCCTGGCCGCGGACGACTCCATCACGACGCGGTCCTTGATGCGGAACATTCTCGAAGCCGCCGGCTACCGGGTGCGGGTCGCGGTGGACGGCATGGATGCGTGGACGACGCTGAAGAGCGAACGATGCGATCTCCTCGTCTCCGACGTGGACATGCCGCGCATGAACGGCTTCGAGCTGACGGCCCGGGTGCGGCGCGATCCCGCCCTCGAGTCGCTCCCGGTCGTTCTCGTCACGGCCCTCGATTCGCGCGAGGACAAGGAGCGAGGAATCGAAGCCGGCGCCAACGCCTACGTCGTGAAATCAGACATGGAGCAGTCGAACCTTTTGGAGATCATCCGTCGGCTCGTTGATTCCCCGAGCGTCGGCGGGTCCGGGGGGGTGGCTCGCCGATGA
- a CDS encoding amidohydrolase family protein, translating into MKIIDGDGHVFEDSDGLRKYLPSPFKDGRSLERWFPPLDHFHAFIGETPPGSFRRETGPKEWIEFMEDVGIDTAVLYTTSGLAVGKVFHLDWAIALCRAYNDWLHEEYLQRSPRFRGMALIPMQDPDAAAEELRRAVTQLGFCGAMLPSTGLASHLGAKQYWPVYQEADRLGCALGVHGGAHSGLGFDQMNVYTPVGGMGHPLALLINFSGILFNGLLDRYPNVKWGFLEGGVAWLEVAIERFDRAHETHIQWNPRGELAPAPDEVVSEYIRKHVQAGRLFIGCEGDEPTLAHASAQVGSEAFVYSSDFPHEVNNAICKEEIQEMLECEELTAQDKENILHANAERFYGLGAGSAKAAAAAAAAGG; encoded by the coding sequence GTGAAGATCATCGACGGCGATGGCCACGTATTCGAGGACTCTGACGGGCTCCGGAAGTATCTGCCGTCCCCCTTCAAGGACGGCCGATCGCTCGAGCGCTGGTTCCCCCCGCTCGATCACTTCCACGCCTTCATTGGCGAGACGCCGCCCGGTTCGTTCCGACGGGAAACTGGACCGAAGGAATGGATCGAATTCATGGAGGATGTGGGCATCGACACGGCCGTGCTCTACACGACGAGCGGACTCGCGGTCGGGAAGGTCTTTCATCTGGATTGGGCCATCGCCCTCTGTCGCGCCTACAACGACTGGCTCCACGAGGAGTACCTGCAGCGAAGCCCGCGATTCCGCGGCATGGCGCTCATACCCATGCAGGACCCGGACGCAGCGGCGGAGGAGCTGCGCCGCGCGGTGACGCAGCTCGGATTCTGCGGGGCAATGCTTCCGTCGACCGGGCTGGCCAGCCACCTGGGTGCCAAGCAGTATTGGCCCGTTTACCAGGAGGCGGACCGGCTCGGGTGCGCCCTCGGGGTGCACGGCGGCGCCCACAGCGGCCTCGGCTTCGATCAGATGAACGTTTACACGCCAGTGGGCGGCATGGGTCACCCCTTGGCGCTCCTCATCAACTTCTCTGGCATCCTCTTCAACGGATTGCTGGACCGCTACCCGAACGTCAAGTGGGGATTCCTCGAAGGCGGCGTCGCCTGGCTCGAGGTGGCCATCGAGCGATTCGATCGAGCCCACGAGACCCACATCCAGTGGAACCCGCGGGGCGAGCTGGCGCCGGCGCCGGATGAAGTCGTGAGCGAATACATCCGCAAGCACGTACAGGCGGGACGGCTCTTCATCGGGTGCGAGGGCGACGAGCCCACGCTGGCCCACGCGTCGGCCCAGGTGGGGAGCGAGGCGTTCGTCTATTCGTCCGACTTTCCCCACGAAGTCAACAACGCCATCTGCAAGGAAGAGATCCAGGAGATGCTGGAGTGCGAGGAGCTGACGGCGCAGGACAAGGAGAACATCCTGCACGCCAACGCCGAGCGCTTCTACGGGCTGGGCGCCGGGTCGGCCAAGGCAGCGGCCGCCGCGGCCGCTGCTGGGGGCTGA
- a CDS encoding chemotaxis protein CheW, which yields MVAMAGAAASAIRVVVFRLDTQSYAVSLDSVIRVERMVAVSPLPRAPHVCLGVVNVHGQIVPVLDLRRRLGLAPRAYGVDAQLLIARTSARTVAIPVDAVTRVESAAQLQVTPTRDIVPGIEHVEGILPIGDELLFIHDVERFLSKSEEREIQAAIEGMGDAGHA from the coding sequence ATGGTGGCCATGGCAGGCGCAGCGGCGAGCGCCATTCGCGTCGTCGTATTCAGGCTCGACACCCAGTCGTATGCGGTGTCCCTCGACTCTGTCATTCGGGTGGAGCGCATGGTCGCCGTCTCCCCGTTGCCGCGCGCGCCGCACGTGTGCCTCGGCGTCGTCAACGTGCACGGACAGATCGTACCGGTTCTCGACCTCCGCCGCCGGCTCGGGCTCGCTCCGCGCGCGTACGGGGTCGACGCACAGCTTCTCATCGCCAGAACGTCGGCGCGCACCGTGGCGATTCCCGTCGACGCGGTGACGCGCGTCGAAAGCGCGGCGCAGCTTCAGGTCACCCCAACGCGAGACATCGTGCCGGGCATCGAGCACGTCGAAGGGATTCTCCCCATCGGTGACGAGCTCCTCTTCATCCACGACGTCGAACGATTCCTCTCGAAGTCCGAAGAACGAGAGATCCAGGCCGCCATTGAAGGGATGGGCGATGCGGGTCACGCCTGA
- a CDS encoding chemotaxis protein CheW — protein sequence MIDASGMPDPTEPLARAMGRAEVGGALPAGASVAEVLLERARALARPIETGPVRLERGRVLLFTLGAQRFAVDVGAVEAVIRIPSITQVPGAPDAIVGIALHRGNVIPIVDVRSFFGEIRSGDHGFGVVVRASDGPYGLLADEVVGVVPHGIVEAPASSDDAQRPSAVTRVGDEVVVMLDPDAIARDPRVVVDESL from the coding sequence ATGATTGACGCCTCTGGGATGCCAGACCCGACCGAGCCCCTGGCTCGTGCGATGGGCCGAGCGGAAGTGGGCGGCGCCCTGCCGGCCGGCGCGTCGGTCGCCGAGGTGCTGCTGGAGCGCGCGCGCGCCCTGGCCCGGCCCATCGAGACCGGTCCGGTCCGACTTGAGCGCGGCCGGGTTCTCCTCTTCACCCTCGGCGCCCAACGATTCGCGGTGGACGTTGGCGCGGTCGAGGCCGTCATTCGCATCCCATCGATCACGCAGGTCCCGGGCGCGCCCGACGCGATTGTCGGTATTGCGCTTCACCGCGGCAACGTGATCCCGATCGTGGACGTTCGCTCGTTCTTCGGAGAGATTCGGAGCGGCGACCACGGGTTCGGCGTCGTCGTCCGCGCGAGCGACGGCCCCTATGGCCTCCTTGCGGACGAGGTCGTCGGCGTCGTCCCGCACGGGATCGTCGAGGCCCCGGCCTCCAGCGACGATGCGCAGCGACCGTCCGCCGTGACGCGGGTCGGCGACGAGGTGGTGGTCATGCTGGACCCCGACGCCATTGCGCGCGATCCGCGAGTGGTCGTGGACGAATCACTATGA
- a CDS encoding protein-glutamate O-methyltransferase CheR gives MRVTPEALERARQIIAARFGLDVPDSRMEDLRRGLQKVLHAGSPDLGVLQLAGLPDDSPVFGELMPWLTIGETYFFRDRACFDALERSILPALIAERRGAGAQFIRVWSAGCASGEEPYSLAIVLDRLLPDRDRWSISILASDINPRALETAREGLYRSWSLRDTPDAIIWTYFRERGDQLFEVDPRIREMVTFTRLNLAADRYPSDNPDATGLDLIFCKNVLMYFTRDAREAAARRLGRALAPNGFLAVSPAETSIELFHPLVSASFPGAVFYRKSSETWASSGEQSAAPQQLIGGPAASSTLDPPPIWYPAPTPGPFELRDDHPPVAADVALAAPASESADAALAAPASESADAALPDHVDPATDTTAEPRTDDGPDNAVVRLMERARAAADGGDLAAARVACAAALAADPLFLAAHLLMADIARETGDIGAAREALQRAIFLAPRAAAAHFALGTLLIRHGLHAEGRRSLRAAIGILEAQHPDAPVEGSEGLTAGRIVEIAHELLDAGSATDPAQPRGRVLDA, from the coding sequence ATGCGGGTCACGCCTGAAGCGCTGGAGCGGGCCCGGCAGATCATTGCCGCACGCTTCGGCCTCGATGTTCCGGACAGCCGAATGGAGGACCTACGCCGCGGACTCCAGAAGGTGCTCCACGCCGGATCGCCGGACCTCGGCGTGCTCCAGCTCGCAGGACTGCCGGACGACAGCCCGGTGTTCGGCGAGCTGATGCCGTGGCTGACCATCGGCGAGACCTATTTCTTTCGCGACCGCGCCTGTTTCGACGCGCTGGAGCGCAGCATCCTGCCCGCCTTGATCGCAGAGCGCCGCGGCGCTGGGGCCCAATTCATCCGCGTTTGGAGCGCCGGCTGCGCCAGCGGTGAGGAGCCATATTCGTTGGCGATCGTTCTCGACCGCCTGCTGCCGGATCGAGATCGCTGGTCCATTTCAATCCTGGCTTCGGACATCAATCCGCGCGCCCTCGAGACCGCGCGCGAAGGGCTGTATCGCTCCTGGTCCCTCCGCGACACGCCAGACGCCATCATATGGACGTACTTCCGCGAGCGGGGGGACCAGTTGTTCGAGGTGGACCCGCGCATTCGCGAGATGGTGACCTTCACCCGGCTCAACCTTGCCGCCGACCGCTATCCCAGCGACAACCCGGACGCCACCGGCCTCGACTTGATCTTCTGCAAGAACGTCCTGATGTACTTCACCCGCGATGCGCGCGAGGCGGCGGCGCGCCGACTGGGCCGTGCCCTGGCTCCGAACGGCTTTCTGGCGGTTAGTCCTGCCGAGACGTCAATCGAGCTGTTCCATCCGCTCGTGAGCGCATCATTTCCCGGCGCCGTCTTCTACCGCAAGTCCTCCGAGACCTGGGCCTCGTCCGGGGAGCAATCCGCCGCGCCACAGCAGCTGATCGGCGGACCGGCCGCCTCATCGACCCTCGATCCGCCACCGATCTGGTACCCTGCGCCGACGCCCGGACCCTTCGAGCTCCGTGACGATCATCCGCCGGTCGCAGCCGATGTGGCCCTCGCCGCCCCCGCTTCGGAGTCGGCGGACGCAGCCCTCGCCGCCCCCGCTTCGGAGTCGGCGGACGCAGCCCTTCCCGATCACGTCGACCCGGCGACCGACACGACGGCGGAGCCCCGGACCGACGATGGTCCGGACAACGCCGTCGTTCGGTTGATGGAGCGCGCGCGGGCAGCGGCCGACGGGGGGGACCTGGCCGCCGCGCGCGTCGCGTGCGCGGCGGCGCTGGCAGCGGACCCGCTGTTCCTCGCGGCGCACCTGCTCATGGCAGATATCGCGCGCGAGACAGGAGACATCGGCGCGGCCCGCGAAGCATTGCAGCGGGCGATCTTTCTCGCTCCGCGGGCCGCCGCCGCCCACTTCGCCCTGGGCACGCTCCTGATTCGACACGGGCTCCACGCCGAGGGACGGCGTTCGTTGCGCGCGGCGATCGGCATCCTCGAAGCGCAGCACCCGGATGCTCCGGTGGAGGGCAGCGAAGGCCTTACGGCAGGCCGAATCGTCGAGATCGCCCACGAGCTTCTCGACGCAGGATCGGCGACCGATCCTGCGCAGCCGCGGGGAAGGGTGCTGGATGCATGA
- a CDS encoding DinB family protein, with translation MSAGTPDQGADLAAFARAREGLEQAYQQVPDEALTYVPEGEDYTLGGLAVHVTDVLLHYVHVLDLMKGANYGEVRALDAADDAKRQRDAMVRDGFGSAERPGVFRDMRAAHDALAARVRAMGSEEYVRPSNVLYGADATEPYATRAADVLGWVTDHYNEHIDQVGQLVERWKQSRT, from the coding sequence ATGAGTGCGGGCACACCGGATCAGGGCGCCGATCTGGCCGCCTTTGCGCGGGCCCGTGAGGGGCTCGAGCAGGCGTATCAGCAGGTCCCTGACGAGGCGCTGACGTACGTGCCGGAGGGGGAGGACTACACGCTCGGCGGGCTGGCGGTCCACGTCACCGACGTGCTGCTCCACTACGTTCACGTGCTCGATCTCATGAAAGGCGCGAACTATGGCGAGGTGCGGGCGCTCGACGCTGCGGACGACGCCAAGCGGCAACGAGATGCGATGGTGCGCGACGGCTTCGGGAGCGCCGAGCGCCCGGGCGTCTTTCGGGATATGCGCGCCGCGCACGATGCCCTCGCGGCGCGCGTGCGCGCCATGGGGTCGGAGGAATACGTCCGCCCATCGAACGTGCTATACGGAGCGGACGCCACGGAGCCGTATGCCACGCGCGCGGCGGACGTGCTGGGCTGGGTGACGGACCACTACAACGAGCACATCGACCAGGTGGGTCAGCTCGTCGAGCGGTGGAAGCAGTCGCGGACGTGA
- a CDS encoding amidohydrolase family protein, whose translation MLIDWHAHHTPPELGSAFERRGARPPRPDPFDSPDFSRRVAEMDAVGIDFQIVSQGAGVNADRLPPADAIAIVRQSNDLIAERTSSHRDRLAGSIAFTWVNPIESAAEIRRMAAAGFRAVMMYGRGDVMGDPAVEPVFRAISEVGLPVFLHGGAAAAAKDPTLERLEDAGQGVVVSASADAAVSDCVVRMIAAGLFDRYPHLQVVIRSSGGGIPLLLSKLWWKHKGPGGEERYADVLLRHFSVDCASAQPRTLRFLLDTLGADRVVFGSDYCGGLGPLAKALPVINEQPDPSQITRAMERNSRALLHL comes from the coding sequence ATGCTGATCGACTGGCACGCGCATCACACGCCCCCGGAGCTGGGCTCAGCCTTCGAGCGCCGCGGGGCGCGGCCACCGCGCCCCGACCCGTTTGACTCGCCGGATTTCTCCCGCCGCGTGGCGGAGATGGACGCCGTCGGGATCGACTTTCAGATCGTGTCTCAGGGCGCCGGCGTCAATGCGGACCGACTGCCGCCGGCCGACGCGATCGCCATCGTCCGGCAGTCCAACGACCTCATCGCCGAGCGCACGTCCTCGCACCGCGACCGCCTGGCTGGAAGCATTGCGTTCACGTGGGTCAATCCAATCGAGTCGGCAGCCGAAATTCGCCGTATGGCAGCGGCCGGATTCCGCGCCGTCATGATGTACGGCCGAGGCGACGTCATGGGCGACCCAGCCGTCGAGCCCGTCTTCCGCGCCATCAGCGAGGTCGGCTTGCCGGTCTTCCTCCACGGCGGTGCCGCAGCCGCCGCCAAGGACCCGACGTTGGAGCGCCTGGAAGACGCCGGGCAGGGCGTCGTCGTCAGCGCGTCGGCCGACGCCGCGGTCTCGGACTGCGTGGTCCGCATGATCGCGGCCGGCCTGTTCGACCGCTACCCGCACCTCCAGGTCGTGATCAGAAGCTCCGGCGGGGGCATCCCGCTGCTCCTCAGCAAGCTGTGGTGGAAGCACAAGGGACCAGGCGGCGAGGAGCGCTACGCCGATGTGCTCCTGCGGCACTTCTCCGTCGACTGCGCCAGCGCGCAGCCGCGCACGCTGCGGTTTCTCCTCGACACGCTGGGCGCAGACCGAGTCGTATTCGGGTCCGACTACTGCGGCGGTCTCGGACCCCTCGCCAAGGCGCTCCCGGTCATCAACGAGCAACCCGACCCGTCACAGATCACCCGCGCGATGGAGCGCAACTCGCGCGCCCTGCTCCACCTGTAG
- a CDS encoding Rieske 2Fe-2S domain-containing protein — translation MLSREENERLTRVSAGTPMGELFRRFWLPVLLSSELPEPDCTPVRVTLLGEPLVAFRDTRGFVGLLGVHCPHRGASLFFGRNEEGGLRCVYHGWKFNTEGRCVDMPNEPPASSFKDRVRHLAYPCVERGGILWTYMGPADRVPHLPELEWTLVPESHRYVHKRFQASSYLQNVEGEVDSSHVSFLHRSLRPDYDGATVSGQRLLSRARHFAPTFDVRETDYGLVIGARRNWDDGQYYWRVTQFLMPSYTMIPSEPGSPISFTAAIPIDDTHMWGYTVTWRPDRPLTSEDVARIESWTGIYAEVDPRTFFPVANMANDYLIDREKQRHDSFTGIRGIREQDLAVQEDQHGPIADRTMEHLGSSDTAIISMRRLLLRSIADLERGVEPIAAARGGAYRVRSAAFLASRDAAFDELPLTL, via the coding sequence GTGCTTTCGCGTGAGGAAAACGAACGGCTAACGCGCGTTTCCGCGGGGACCCCAATGGGGGAGCTGTTCCGGCGGTTCTGGTTGCCGGTCCTCCTCTCCTCGGAGCTTCCGGAGCCCGACTGCACGCCCGTGCGGGTCACGCTGCTGGGTGAGCCCCTCGTTGCCTTTCGCGACACGCGGGGTTTCGTCGGCCTGCTCGGTGTCCACTGTCCGCACCGTGGTGCGAGCCTCTTCTTCGGGCGCAACGAGGAGGGAGGCCTGCGCTGTGTGTATCACGGCTGGAAATTTAACACCGAGGGCCGTTGCGTCGACATGCCAAACGAGCCGCCCGCAAGCAGCTTCAAGGATCGAGTCCGACACCTGGCCTATCCGTGCGTCGAGCGCGGGGGGATCCTCTGGACCTACATGGGCCCCGCAGACCGCGTCCCGCACCTGCCGGAGCTGGAGTGGACGCTCGTTCCGGAAAGCCACCGATACGTGCACAAGCGGTTCCAGGCGTCGAGCTATCTGCAAAACGTGGAAGGCGAGGTTGATTCGAGCCACGTGTCTTTCCTCCACCGTTCGCTTCGGCCTGACTACGACGGGGCGACGGTGTCGGGCCAGCGGCTTCTGAGCCGAGCGCGCCACTTTGCGCCGACGTTCGACGTCCGGGAAACGGACTACGGACTGGTGATCGGCGCCCGGCGAAACTGGGACGATGGGCAGTACTACTGGCGCGTCACGCAGTTCCTCATGCCTTCCTACACGATGATCCCCAGCGAGCCTGGATCCCCGATCAGCTTCACCGCGGCGATCCCCATCGATGACACACACATGTGGGGCTACACGGTGACGTGGCGACCGGACCGCCCGCTCACGTCCGAAGACGTCGCGCGAATCGAATCCTGGACGGGGATCTACGCCGAAGTGGACCCTCGTACGTTCTTCCCGGTCGCCAACATGGCGAACGACTACCTGATCGATCGCGAGAAGCAGCGGCACGATTCCTTCACCGGCATCCGGGGAATTCGGGAGCAGGACTTGGCCGTCCAGGAAGACCAGCACGGACCGATCGCAGACCGCACGATGGAGCACCTCGGCTCGAGCGACACGGCGATCATCTCGATGCGGAGGCTCCTCCTCCGGTCGATCGCCGACCTCGAGCGCGGCGTCGAGCCCATCGCCGCCGCGAGGGGTGGGGCCTACCGCGTGCGCTCGGCCGCGTTCCTGGCATCGCGAGACGCGGCGTTCGACGAGCTGCCGCTGACGCTCTGA
- a CDS encoding methyl-accepting chemotaxis protein, whose amino-acid sequence MNWTVGQRITAGYAVILLLLAIVAGVGIFSLPRTTDALSAALHEQGQELSGTLTRRESLNSALADFLEYLIAPSSDSLAAWRTAMDSTRKTTVELRDQSPSPELKSSWNDVLTTTDEWQKSMQRAVDAKAAGDDATAVRIATTDVIPVRAQLSQQVDRLNSGALARLTESSNAATDNASRAFWLMLFVGIVAFVAGLAIAWALTRSITAPLRATVNTLASASTEILAATTQQASGAAEEGAAVQETTTTVEEVKQTSQVSLQKAQAVAETAQKTVHISQEGQRAVSETSQGMQELKGRMEGLAQRILAVSDQSQAIGEIMATVNDLAEQSNLLAVNAAIEAAKAGEAGAGFGVVASEVKALAEQSKQAAAQVRGILNEIQRATQAAVLAAEQGVKASEDAEAVANRAGDAIRVLADGLNESAQAAQQIVASVQQGVVGIDQVSLAMQNIQQASSQNMASTRQVERAAADLNELARGLRDLVAREPSTNGRAYAAARGIGGARSRVAARTDAADAGGDGTVAAGRSG is encoded by the coding sequence GTGAACTGGACTGTCGGTCAGCGCATAACCGCCGGCTACGCGGTCATTCTGCTACTTCTGGCCATCGTGGCGGGCGTGGGAATCTTCTCGCTGCCGCGCACGACGGACGCGCTGAGCGCGGCATTGCACGAGCAGGGCCAGGAGCTGAGCGGAACCTTGACGCGGCGGGAGAGCCTCAACTCCGCGCTCGCCGACTTCCTCGAATACCTGATCGCCCCGAGCAGCGATTCGCTGGCCGCGTGGCGCACTGCCATGGACAGCACGAGAAAGACGACAGTTGAGCTCCGCGACCAGAGCCCCTCGCCTGAGCTGAAGTCTTCCTGGAACGACGTATTGACCACGACGGACGAGTGGCAGAAGTCCATGCAGCGAGCCGTGGACGCGAAGGCGGCCGGCGACGACGCGACTGCGGTTCGCATCGCGACGACCGATGTAATTCCGGTCCGCGCCCAGCTCAGCCAGCAGGTCGATCGCCTCAACAGCGGCGCCCTGGCGCGCCTCACCGAGTCCAGCAATGCCGCCACGGACAACGCATCTCGCGCATTCTGGCTCATGCTGTTCGTCGGCATCGTCGCCTTCGTCGCCGGGTTGGCCATCGCGTGGGCCCTAACGCGGTCCATCACCGCGCCGCTGCGGGCGACAGTGAACACCCTCGCATCCGCCTCCACGGAGATCCTCGCCGCGACGACCCAACAGGCGAGCGGCGCGGCAGAGGAAGGGGCGGCGGTTCAGGAGACGACCACGACGGTGGAGGAAGTGAAGCAGACGTCGCAGGTCTCGCTGCAGAAGGCTCAGGCCGTTGCGGAGACCGCGCAGAAGACGGTCCATATTTCGCAGGAGGGCCAGCGCGCGGTCAGCGAGACCAGCCAGGGCATGCAGGAGCTGAAGGGCCGAATGGAGGGCCTCGCGCAGCGGATCCTGGCCGTGAGCGACCAGAGCCAGGCAATCGGCGAGATCATGGCCACGGTGAACGACCTGGCCGAGCAATCGAACCTGCTCGCGGTCAACGCGGCCATCGAAGCCGCCAAGGCCGGCGAGGCCGGGGCGGGCTTTGGCGTCGTCGCCTCCGAAGTAAAAGCGCTTGCCGAGCAATCGAAGCAAGCCGCCGCCCAGGTCCGCGGGATCTTGAATGAGATTCAGCGGGCCACCCAGGCGGCCGTCCTGGCCGCGGAACAGGGCGTGAAGGCCTCCGAGGACGCCGAGGCCGTGGCCAACCGCGCCGGCGATGCCATTCGCGTGCTCGCCGACGGCCTGAACGAGTCTGCCCAGGCCGCCCAGCAAATTGTCGCGTCGGTCCAGCAGGGCGTCGTCGGCATCGACCAGGTGTCCCTTGCCATGCAGAACATCCAGCAGGCGTCCTCCCAGAACATGGCCTCGACGCGACAGGTGGAGCGGGCCGCGGCCGACCTAAATGAGCTTGCCCGCGGGCTCCGCGATCTCGTCGCGCGGGAGCCGTCCACCAACGGCCGCGCGTACGCGGCGGCCCGTGGCATCGGTGGCGCCCGATCCAGGGTCGCGGCCCGCACCGATGCCGCCGACGCGGGCGGCGACGGGACGGTCGCGGCGGGACGCTCCGGTTGA